In a genomic window of Candidatus Binatia bacterium:
- the gshB gene encoding glutathione synthase, protein MSGRRLRLGFVMDPLPVINIDKDTTFAFLLEAQSRGHEIFYIDARDLALNRGVPEATFRSVSVRRKQGDHFTLGDARREPLVWFDAVFLRKDPPFDMDFFFDTHIASLVDRRKTLVINDPRGLREANEKLYALNFPDVIPESLVTSDVRRLKEFLVDMGGEMIIKPLDGCGGAGVFHLHRGDRNLNSILEFATNESRRRVMAQRYLPEVRKGDKRIILIDGEPRGAVLRVPSEEEARSNLHVGGSAVAFEMSPRDLEICARVGPKLREDGLVFVGLDVIGDYLTEVNVTSPTGVQEIAALYGKHLEVEMIDWVERAAEKLER, encoded by the coding sequence TTGAGCGGGCGGCGGCTCCGGCTCGGGTTCGTGATGGACCCGCTGCCGGTGATCAACATCGACAAGGACACGACGTTCGCCTTCCTGCTCGAAGCGCAGTCGCGCGGGCACGAGATCTTCTACATCGACGCGCGCGACCTGGCGCTGAACCGCGGCGTGCCGGAGGCGACCTTCCGCTCGGTGTCGGTGCGCCGCAAGCAGGGCGACCACTTCACGCTCGGCGACGCGCGGCGCGAGCCGCTGGTCTGGTTCGACGCGGTCTTCCTGCGCAAGGACCCGCCGTTCGACATGGACTTCTTCTTCGACACGCACATCGCGTCGCTGGTCGATCGGCGGAAGACCCTGGTGATCAACGACCCGCGCGGGCTGCGCGAGGCGAACGAGAAGCTCTACGCGCTGAACTTCCCCGACGTGATCCCCGAGAGCCTGGTGACGAGCGACGTCCGACGGCTCAAGGAGTTCCTCGTCGACATGGGCGGCGAGATGATCATCAAGCCGCTCGACGGCTGCGGCGGCGCGGGCGTCTTCCACCTGCACCGCGGCGACCGCAACCTGAACTCGATCCTCGAGTTCGCGACCAACGAGAGCCGCCGGCGCGTGATGGCGCAGCGCTACCTCCCCGAGGTGCGCAAGGGCGACAAGCGCATCATCCTGATCGACGGCGAGCCGCGCGGCGCCGTGCTGCGCGTCCCGAGCGAGGAGGAGGCGCGCTCGAACCTGCACGTCGGCGGCTCGGCGGTGGCGTTCGAGATGAGCCCGCGCGACCTCGAGATCTGCGCCCGCGTCGGCCCGAAGCTGCGCGAGGACGGCCTGGTGTTCGTCGGCCTCGACGTGATCGGCGACTACTTGACGGAGGTCAACGTCACGAGCCCGACCGGCGTCCAGGAGATCGCGGCGCTCTACGGCAAGCACCTCGAGGTCGAGATGATCGACTGGGTCGAGCGCGCGGCGGAGAAGCTCGAGCGCTAG
- a CDS encoding glycerophosphodiester phosphodiesterase family protein gives MSAADPNAPASPTSGGPQAGGFLRIAHRGASAECPENTLAAFRRALELDAQMIECDLQLTADGHVVVFHDWTLERTSNGSGVVRELTLAALRRLDVGAWRDRRYAGERMPTLEETLELVLPRAQLNLELKSRGSREAAQRLAQAAVGAVAARGALDRVVFSSFDPVCVEAARSASDAARIGILWDAPPFDRAWQLAAALGAVALHPRASTVTPALVREAHERGLAVYVWTVNALADMLRLAGYGVDGLMSDHPDRLREAVRRLSAPA, from the coding sequence ATGTCCGCTGCAGACCCGAACGCTCCCGCGAGCCCGACGTCGGGTGGCCCGCAGGCCGGCGGCTTCCTGCGCATCGCGCACCGCGGGGCGTCGGCCGAGTGTCCCGAGAACACGCTCGCCGCCTTCCGCCGCGCGCTCGAGCTCGACGCGCAGATGATCGAGTGCGACCTGCAGCTCACCGCCGACGGACACGTGGTCGTGTTCCACGACTGGACGCTCGAGCGCACGAGCAACGGCAGCGGCGTCGTCCGCGAGCTGACGCTCGCGGCGCTGCGCCGGCTCGACGTCGGCGCCTGGCGCGACCGCCGCTATGCGGGCGAGCGCATGCCGACGCTCGAGGAGACGCTCGAGCTCGTGCTGCCGCGGGCGCAGCTCAACCTCGAGCTCAAGAGCCGTGGCAGCCGCGAGGCCGCGCAGCGGCTCGCGCAGGCGGCGGTCGGCGCGGTCGCCGCGCGCGGCGCGCTCGATCGGGTGGTGTTCTCGTCGTTCGATCCGGTATGCGTCGAGGCGGCGCGGTCCGCGTCCGACGCGGCGCGGATCGGCATCCTCTGGGACGCGCCGCCGTTCGACCGCGCGTGGCAGCTCGCCGCGGCGCTCGGGGCGGTCGCGCTCCACCCGCGCGCCTCGACGGTGACGCCGGCGCTGGTCCGCGAGGCGCACGAGCGGGGCCTCGCGGTGTACGTCTGGACGGTCAACGCGCTCGCCGACATGCTGCGCCTCGCGGGCTACGGCGTCGACGGGCTGATGAGCGACCACCCGGACCGGCTGCGCGAAGCGGTCCGCCGCCTGTCCGCCCCTGCTTGA
- a CDS encoding carbon starvation CstA family protein yields MSLPLLAALTLIVLVVGYTSYGRFIARQYALDDARTTPAVELEDGVDFVPTRRFYLLGQHFSAIAAAGPIAGPILACLQFGWLPCLLWIGLGVVFIGAVHDFSALVASVRHRGRSIAEIVKLTLGPRAWLAIMAFIWIALVYVIVAFADITASSFVSGGEDLAGTEVTFHPGGAVAAASVMYLLLSLVMGVIDRVLRPPLWLLTVVFVPATLGVVWLGTEISTWAVLPSQTWALLILAYCFVASLAPVWSLLQPRGYLGGFVLYLALFVGTVGMFFGGFTIEQEAFKTWHAPGPTGALFPFLFVTIACGACSGFHGLVCSGTTSKQIAKESDCKPIGYGAMLLEAFVALIALATVMIVATPDTAGKAPGTIYGAGLGRFLAGMIGEEHLLFATTFGAMAFSTFVFDTLDVSTRLGRYVLQELFGWTGRVGAIAATALTVLVPAVFVLAAGEGSYRVFWTLFGTSNQLLAALTLLGVSVWLRKSGRRAWYTLVPMVFVMAITVWSLVIQARQAFTALANGAAGFDTTTINGVVAVLLIALAGMLTVEAARELRAPLPETAGRADA; encoded by the coding sequence ATGAGCCTTCCGCTTCTCGCCGCGCTGACGCTGATCGTCCTGGTCGTCGGCTACACCTCGTACGGCCGCTTCATCGCCCGGCAGTACGCGCTCGACGACGCGCGCACGACGCCGGCGGTCGAGCTCGAGGACGGCGTCGACTTCGTGCCGACCCGCCGCTTCTACCTCCTCGGCCAGCACTTCAGCGCGATCGCGGCCGCGGGTCCGATCGCGGGGCCGATCCTCGCCTGCCTGCAGTTCGGCTGGCTGCCCTGCCTGCTGTGGATCGGGCTCGGCGTCGTGTTCATCGGCGCGGTGCACGACTTCTCGGCGCTGGTCGCGTCGGTTCGCCATCGCGGGCGCTCGATCGCGGAGATCGTCAAGCTCACGCTCGGACCGCGCGCGTGGCTCGCGATCATGGCGTTCATCTGGATCGCGCTGGTCTACGTCATCGTCGCGTTCGCCGACATCACGGCGAGCAGCTTCGTGAGCGGCGGCGAGGACCTCGCGGGCACGGAGGTCACGTTCCACCCGGGCGGCGCCGTGGCGGCGGCGAGCGTCATGTACCTGCTGCTGTCGCTGGTGATGGGCGTCATCGACCGCGTGCTGCGCCCTCCCCTGTGGCTCCTCACGGTGGTGTTCGTGCCGGCGACGCTCGGCGTGGTCTGGCTCGGGACCGAGATCTCGACGTGGGCGGTGCTGCCGTCGCAGACCTGGGCGCTGCTGATCCTCGCGTACTGCTTCGTCGCCTCGCTCGCGCCGGTGTGGTCGCTGCTGCAGCCACGCGGCTACCTCGGCGGCTTCGTGCTCTACCTCGCGCTCTTCGTCGGCACCGTCGGGATGTTCTTCGGCGGCTTCACGATCGAGCAGGAAGCGTTCAAGACGTGGCACGCGCCCGGTCCGACGGGCGCACTCTTCCCCTTCTTGTTCGTGACGATCGCGTGCGGCGCGTGTTCGGGCTTCCACGGGCTCGTCTGCTCCGGGACGACCTCGAAGCAGATCGCCAAGGAGTCCGACTGCAAGCCGATCGGCTACGGCGCGATGCTGCTCGAGGCGTTCGTCGCGCTGATCGCGCTCGCGACCGTGATGATCGTCGCCACACCCGATACCGCCGGCAAGGCGCCGGGCACGATCTACGGCGCCGGGCTCGGACGCTTCCTCGCCGGGATGATCGGCGAGGAGCACCTGCTGTTCGCGACGACGTTCGGCGCGATGGCGTTCTCGACGTTCGTCTTCGACACGCTCGACGTCAGCACGCGGCTCGGCCGCTACGTCCTGCAAGAGCTCTTCGGCTGGACGGGACGCGTCGGCGCGATCGCCGCGACCGCGCTGACGGTGCTCGTGCCCGCGGTCTTCGTCCTCGCCGCGGGTGAAGGCTCCTACCGCGTCTTCTGGACGCTCTTCGGCACGAGCAACCAGCTCCTCGCCGCGCTGACGCTGCTCGGCGTCAGCGTGTGGCTGCGCAAGAGCGGACGCCGCGCGTGGTACACGCTGGTGCCGATGGTGTTCGTGATGGCGATCACCGTCTGGTCGCTGGTGATCCAGGCGCGTCAAGCATTTACCGCGCTCGCGAACGGCGCTGCGGGCTTCGACACGACGACGATCAACGGCGTCGTCGCGGTGCTGCTGATTGCGCTCGCGGGGATGCTGACCGTCGAAGCGGCGCGCGAGCTGCGCGCGCCGCTTCCCGAGACGGCGGGACGCGCCGACGCGTGA
- a CDS encoding helix-turn-helix domain-containing protein, with protein MTRNPSRNAAASGTRRISKRVAQGLRSRDNLLRAAARHFAERGFSATSIDDVCREAGVVKSAVYWHFASKEGLLAAVLEETATAWIEGIVASVHQTGDPRERLSRAVGGMRELVETRPALLRLLHSMLLERTADSDETREVLIRVFDRARAALVDGIAEVIGIRPPGLETTAALALAALDGIFLQHQLRKDRDELDRLFGELERMVVYLVSRLFDEAQRVGAGDTPVGHTAPADGEQEG; from the coding sequence ATGACGCGAAATCCCAGCAGGAACGCCGCCGCGAGCGGGACCAGGCGGATCAGCAAACGGGTCGCTCAAGGGCTCCGCAGCCGCGACAACCTGCTGCGCGCCGCGGCGCGGCATTTCGCCGAGCGCGGCTTCTCGGCGACCAGCATCGACGACGTCTGCCGCGAGGCGGGCGTCGTGAAGAGCGCGGTCTACTGGCACTTCGCGAGCAAGGAAGGGCTGCTCGCCGCGGTGCTCGAAGAAACGGCAACCGCCTGGATCGAAGGCATCGTCGCGAGCGTCCACCAGACGGGCGACCCGCGCGAGCGCCTGTCGCGGGCGGTCGGCGGCATGCGCGAGCTGGTCGAGACGCGGCCGGCGCTGCTCCGCCTGCTGCACTCGATGCTGCTCGAGCGCACGGCCGACAGCGACGAGACGCGCGAGGTCCTGATCCGCGTCTTCGACCGTGCGCGCGCCGCCTTGGTGGACGGCATCGCCGAGGTGATCGGCATCCGGCCACCGGGCCTCGAGACCACCGCAGCGCTCGCGCTCGCGGCGCTCGACGGCATCTTCCTGCAGCACCAGCTGCGCAAGGATCGCGACGAGCTCGACCGGCTGTTCGGCGAGCTCGAGCGGATGGTCGTCTATCTCGTGAGCCGCCTCTTCGACGAGGCGCAGAGGGTCGGCGCGGGCGACACCCCCGTGGGTCACACCGCGCCCGCCGATGGAGAGCAAGAAGGATGA
- a CDS encoding serine hydrolase yields the protein MLVHRLRALTITLVVFAVAACGDSSSGGSSSGLRWPGEEWFVSTPEAEGMDSTILEGAREYAFAEGRNTQGVVVVRNGAIVAEWYAEGAGPTTLATSWSMAKSFAGTLIGIAIDRGDIPSLDVPLTEFFPQWRGTDKEGVTLRHLLEMRSGIEWNEITDNIPLYGNNTDQLTVALNRPQRFAPGTAWNYSSADSMLISGVIEAATGRSAKEYAEEHLLGPIGLPGEWWIDASGHALTYCCLDAPTREYARFGLLFARGGEWDGRQVVSREWVEEATRPLAEAPFYGLHWWSNSNRAMAPNAPAELFAARGLHSQDIYVIPSLDLVVVRNGLYERAGTEAVRTGANFHRTQAPSSWSVDEFLAPVLASITDAEPAQVASTASVAERERVREAEAAAGLR from the coding sequence ATGCTCGTTCACCGACTGCGCGCTCTCACGATCACCCTGGTCGTCTTCGCCGTCGCCGCCTGCGGCGACTCCAGCTCGGGCGGCTCGAGCTCCGGGCTGCGCTGGCCCGGCGAGGAATGGTTCGTCTCGACGCCCGAGGCCGAGGGGATGGACTCGACCATCCTCGAGGGCGCGCGCGAGTACGCGTTTGCGGAGGGACGCAACACGCAGGGCGTGGTCGTCGTCCGCAACGGCGCGATCGTCGCCGAGTGGTACGCCGAGGGCGCCGGCCCGACGACGCTCGCCACCAGCTGGTCGATGGCGAAGAGCTTCGCCGGCACGCTGATCGGCATCGCGATCGACCGCGGCGACATCCCGAGCCTCGACGTGCCGCTGACCGAGTTCTTCCCGCAGTGGCGCGGCACCGACAAGGAGGGTGTCACGCTGCGCCACCTGCTCGAGATGCGCTCCGGCATCGAGTGGAACGAGATCACCGACAACATCCCGCTCTACGGCAACAACACCGACCAGCTCACCGTCGCCTTGAACCGACCGCAGCGCTTCGCGCCGGGCACGGCGTGGAACTACTCGAGCGCCGACTCGATGCTGATCTCCGGCGTGATCGAGGCCGCGACCGGACGCTCCGCGAAGGAGTACGCGGAGGAGCACCTGCTCGGTCCGATCGGGCTACCGGGTGAGTGGTGGATCGACGCTTCCGGCCACGCGCTCACCTACTGCTGCCTCGACGCTCCGACACGCGAGTACGCGCGCTTTGGCCTGCTGTTCGCGCGCGGCGGCGAGTGGGACGGCCGTCAGGTGGTGAGCCGCGAGTGGGTCGAGGAGGCGACGCGTCCGCTCGCCGAGGCGCCGTTCTACGGGCTGCACTGGTGGAGCAACAGCAACCGCGCCATGGCACCGAACGCGCCGGCGGAGCTCTTCGCCGCGCGCGGCCTGCACAGCCAGGACATCTACGTGATCCCGAGCCTCGACCTGGTGGTCGTGCGCAACGGCCTCTACGAGCGTGCCGGCACGGAGGCGGTGCGCACGGGCGCCAACTTCCACCGCACGCAGGCGCCGAGCAGCTGGAGCGTCGACGAGTTCCTCGCGCCGGTGCTGGCGTCGATCACGGACGCCGAGCCCGCGCAGGTGGCCTCGACCGCGTCGGTCGCGGAGCGCGAGCGCGTGCGCGAGGCGGAAGCGGCTGCGGGCCTGCGCTGA
- a CDS encoding alkaline phosphatase D family protein — protein sequence MSHRPPFDICPPGGEGRTLPRREFLRMLAAAAGGAAALMTPMRRAGAQTVDPATLFPDGVKAGDPWPRGGVIWTRVAAPPDGSTVPVVWSVAEDPDMQRVVRGGLANATAAGGHHVKVVVRGLRPDRWYYYRFEVDGVAGPTGRLRTAPRIGAKAERLRYAFASCQQRNESYYVAHRAITKENVDFLLHLGDYVYVSDTGTITLDDYRRVYRRFHSNPLLQELHAAVPLVAVWDDGEFYNGVDRTGPPERLAAARTAWFEAMPVVRRRDDRIYRSLTWGRLAKMLILDTRQYRDPEVPPNTRFADIIDAQDTSLPPGEQMFAPGRTTLGTKQRNWLKGELGRTRQTWKLIGSSYDMAPWKIIDRDTPELRRTNPNLQRNGGVYVSNEAWDDYQWERRQLMEYIARRRIRNVLVSAGHTHFYKASEIQPDFDDETSPITAVEFVTGSLTADPDPRTIAPEELLHVAEQLMLVANTPYLKQIDLLNQGYATVDLTPEEAIVEFRVLDTFDPNAEARTQARFRVVAGVPGIEVLPV from the coding sequence ATGTCCCACCGCCCGCCCTTCGACATCTGCCCACCGGGAGGAGAAGGACGCACGCTGCCGCGTCGCGAGTTCCTCCGCATGCTCGCCGCCGCGGCCGGAGGGGCCGCGGCGCTCATGACCCCGATGCGCCGCGCCGGCGCGCAGACGGTCGATCCCGCGACGCTGTTCCCCGACGGCGTGAAGGCGGGCGATCCCTGGCCGCGCGGCGGCGTGATCTGGACGCGCGTCGCGGCGCCGCCCGACGGCTCGACGGTGCCGGTCGTGTGGTCGGTCGCGGAGGATCCCGACATGCAGCGCGTCGTGCGCGGCGGCCTCGCGAACGCGACCGCGGCAGGCGGGCACCACGTCAAGGTCGTCGTGCGCGGGCTTCGTCCGGACCGCTGGTACTACTACCGCTTCGAGGTCGACGGCGTGGCGGGTCCGACCGGTCGGCTGCGTACCGCGCCGCGCATCGGCGCCAAGGCCGAACGCCTGCGCTACGCGTTCGCGAGCTGCCAGCAGCGCAACGAAAGCTACTACGTCGCGCACCGCGCGATCACGAAAGAGAACGTCGACTTCCTGCTCCACCTCGGCGACTACGTCTACGTCAGCGACACCGGCACGATCACGCTCGACGACTACCGCCGGGTCTACCGACGCTTCCACTCGAACCCGCTGCTGCAGGAGCTGCACGCCGCGGTGCCGCTCGTCGCGGTGTGGGACGACGGCGAGTTCTACAACGGCGTCGACCGCACCGGGCCGCCCGAGCGCCTCGCCGCCGCGCGCACCGCGTGGTTCGAGGCGATGCCGGTCGTGCGCCGTCGCGACGACCGCATTTATCGTAGCTTGACGTGGGGACGGCTCGCCAAGATGCTGATCCTCGACACGCGGCAGTACCGCGACCCCGAGGTGCCGCCCAACACGCGCTTCGCCGACATCATCGACGCGCAGGACACCTCGCTGCCGCCCGGCGAGCAGATGTTCGCGCCCGGGCGCACGACGCTCGGCACCAAGCAGCGCAACTGGCTCAAGGGCGAGCTCGGCCGCACGCGCCAGACCTGGAAGCTGATCGGCAGCAGCTACGACATGGCGCCGTGGAAGATCATCGACCGCGACACGCCGGAGCTGCGCCGCACCAATCCCAATCTGCAGAGGAACGGCGGCGTCTACGTCTCGAACGAGGCGTGGGACGACTACCAGTGGGAGCGGCGCCAGCTGATGGAGTACATCGCGCGCCGCCGCATCCGGAACGTGCTGGTGTCGGCCGGGCACACGCACTTCTACAAGGCGAGCGAGATCCAGCCCGACTTCGACGACGAGACGTCGCCGATCACCGCGGTCGAGTTCGTCACCGGCTCGCTCACCGCGGATCCCGATCCGCGCACGATCGCGCCCGAGGAGCTGCTGCACGTGGCGGAGCAGCTCATGCTCGTCGCGAACACGCCGTACCTGAAGCAGATCGACCTGCTGAACCAGGGCTACGCGACCGTCGACCTCACGCCCGAGGAGGCGATCGTCGAGTTCCGCGTGCTCGACACCTTCGACCCGAACGCGGAGGCGCGCACTCAGGCCCGCTTCCGCGTGGTCGCTGGCGTGCCCGGGATCGAGGTGCTGCCGGTCTAG
- a CDS encoding RsmE family RNA methyltransferase — MKGRFFVDPDPTHSERASLDAAGARHLRALRVREGDEVCAIVGPGRERAAVIERLGRDGALLALGTELPPSGRDPVAARTLALALGDLARMDLVVEKATELGATALQPFVAERSQARTLPETRLERWRRIARAACEQCGRTREPEIRPCVDFATLVGALDPAALVWLLTPDGDSPRVLRSSDTRRQERPLVLVVGPEGGLVERETAALLARGAEPVRLGRSTLRFETAALAGLAAAAALFPDG, encoded by the coding sequence TTGAAAGGTCGCTTCTTCGTCGACCCCGACCCCACGCACTCCGAGCGCGCATCGCTCGACGCCGCCGGAGCGCGTCACCTGCGCGCCCTGCGCGTGCGCGAGGGCGACGAGGTGTGCGCGATCGTCGGCCCCGGCCGCGAGCGCGCCGCCGTCATCGAGCGGCTCGGACGCGACGGCGCGCTGCTCGCGCTCGGCACGGAGCTGCCGCCCAGCGGACGCGACCCCGTCGCCGCGCGCACGCTCGCGCTCGCGCTCGGCGACCTCGCGCGCATGGATCTCGTGGTCGAGAAGGCGACCGAGCTCGGCGCGACCGCGCTGCAGCCGTTCGTCGCCGAGCGCAGCCAGGCCCGCACGCTGCCGGAGACGCGGCTCGAGCGCTGGCGGCGCATTGCGCGCGCCGCGTGCGAGCAGTGCGGACGCACGCGCGAGCCGGAGATCCGTCCGTGCGTCGACTTCGCGACGCTCGTCGGCGCGCTCGATCCCGCGGCGCTCGTCTGGCTGCTGACGCCCGACGGCGATTCTCCTCGCGTGCTGCGAAGCAGCGACACACGTCGCCAGGAGCGGCCGCTGGTCCTCGTCGTCGGACCGGAGGGCGGGCTCGTCGAGCGCGAGACGGCGGCGCTGCTCGCACGCGGCGCCGAGCCCGTCCGTCTCGGACGCAGCACGCTGCGCTTCGAGACCGCGGCGCTCGCCGGCCTCGCCGCCGCAGCCGCCCTCTTCCCGGACGGCTGA
- a CDS encoding 50S ribosomal protein L11 methyltransferase, translating to MPQPAEPWSRFSARVPAEVADALGARCIELGAPGVIVDERDLRRAPTDGTAPPPRGTTRFTAYFPPRLDPQRIEAELRAALDALAAEFPIARRREIRIEPFRPPPYDRTWRRHFPPVRIGRKLLVAPSWCTKREIAPLAAGRVVLRVDPARAFGTGHHPTTRGCLVAIERACLRTPPASGLDVGSGSGILAVAMRALGVERVVAVETDPVAREATAACAAANGFPDVHVLASLARARGRYDLVVANLYAGLLIEMAEALAARVRPGGTLIVSGLLASQEREVRAALESAGFTLERRECRATWSTLTLVRDDVGRARSAPRRARSAPRRTRSGTR from the coding sequence ATGCCGCAGCCTGCCGAGCCCTGGTCGAGGTTCTCGGCCCGCGTGCCGGCCGAGGTCGCGGACGCGCTCGGCGCGCGCTGCATCGAGCTCGGCGCGCCGGGCGTGATCGTCGACGAGCGCGACCTGCGCCGCGCGCCCACCGACGGCACCGCGCCGCCGCCGCGCGGCACGACGCGCTTCACCGCGTACTTCCCTCCCCGCCTCGACCCGCAGCGGATCGAAGCCGAGCTGCGCGCGGCGCTCGACGCGCTCGCCGCCGAGTTCCCGATCGCGCGCCGGCGCGAGATCCGCATCGAGCCGTTCCGCCCACCGCCCTACGATCGCACCTGGCGGCGGCACTTCCCGCCCGTACGGATCGGTCGGAAGCTGCTGGTGGCGCCGTCGTGGTGCACGAAGCGAGAGATCGCGCCGCTCGCCGCGGGACGCGTGGTGCTGCGCGTCGATCCCGCGCGCGCCTTCGGCACCGGTCACCATCCGACGACCCGCGGCTGCCTGGTCGCGATCGAGCGCGCGTGTCTGCGCACGCCGCCGGCGAGCGGCCTCGACGTCGGCAGCGGCAGCGGCATCCTCGCGGTCGCGATGCGTGCGCTCGGCGTCGAGCGCGTGGTCGCCGTGGAGACGGATCCGGTCGCGCGCGAGGCGACCGCGGCCTGCGCCGCGGCGAACGGCTTCCCCGACGTCCACGTGCTCGCATCGCTCGCGCGCGCGCGCGGTCGCTACGACCTGGTGGTCGCGAACCTCTACGCAGGGCTGCTGATCGAGATGGCGGAGGCGCTCGCGGCGCGCGTGCGTCCGGGCGGCACGCTGATCGTGTCGGGGCTGCTCGCGTCGCAGGAGCGCGAAGTCCGCGCGGCGCTCGAAAGCGCGGGCTTCACGCTCGAGCGCCGCGAGTGCCGCGCGACGTGGAGCACGCTGACGCTCGTCCGCGACGACGTAGGACGTGCACGCAGTGCGCCTCGACGCGCGCGCAGCGCGCCACGACGCACACGGAGCGGCACACGTTGA
- a CDS encoding diiron oxygenase, whose amino-acid sequence MSTTVGQTVTQTGTGIVLDDELSVSAREAAQDEAYLKLLKRLSHQSVVKHFDAYADIDWDAPEMRIDPEDPRWELDNEVSLGATSWYRSQPQAIRARIGLHLFATFMKIGLQFESVLKRGLLEYAFKLPNGAPEFRYVYHEIIEESQHSLMFQEFVNRSGFDIPGLAGWQKVASRWVVRLGRTFPELFFMFVLGGEDPIDHVQRQMLRNRANVHPLLRRICQIHITEEARHLSFARLYLRRNVPKLGRFKKRMLQVRTPLILGQMSQMMMQPSPQIVATYNIPKSVLREAYYENPEHRQRTADAVAKVRALCQELDLITPRTVKLWKAFGLWPKGVPFTA is encoded by the coding sequence ATGAGCACGACGGTCGGTCAAACGGTGACGCAGACGGGCACGGGGATCGTGCTCGACGACGAGCTCTCGGTCTCCGCGCGCGAAGCCGCGCAGGACGAGGCCTACCTCAAGCTGCTGAAGCGGCTCTCGCACCAGTCCGTCGTCAAGCACTTCGATGCCTACGCCGACATCGACTGGGACGCGCCCGAGATGCGCATCGATCCCGAGGATCCGCGCTGGGAGCTCGACAACGAGGTCTCGCTCGGCGCGACGTCCTGGTACCGCTCGCAGCCGCAGGCGATCCGCGCGCGCATCGGCCTGCACCTGTTCGCGACCTTCATGAAGATCGGGTTGCAGTTCGAGTCGGTGCTCAAGCGCGGGCTGCTCGAGTACGCCTTCAAGCTGCCGAACGGCGCGCCGGAGTTCCGCTACGTCTACCACGAGATCATCGAGGAGTCGCAGCACTCCTTGATGTTCCAGGAGTTCGTGAACCGCTCGGGCTTCGACATCCCCGGGCTCGCCGGCTGGCAGAAGGTCGCGAGCCGCTGGGTGGTGCGTCTGGGGCGCACGTTCCCCGAACTGTTCTTCATGTTCGTGCTCGGCGGCGAGGATCCGATCGACCACGTGCAGCGTCAGATGCTGCGCAACCGCGCGAACGTCCACCCGCTGCTGCGCCGCATCTGCCAGATCCACATCACCGAGGAGGCGCGCCACCTGTCGTTCGCGCGGCTCTACCTGCGGCGCAACGTGCCGAAGCTCGGACGGTTCAAGAAGCGCATGCTGCAGGTGCGCACGCCGCTCATCCTCGGCCAGATGTCGCAGATGATGATGCAGCCGTCGCCGCAGATCGTCGCGACCTACAACATCCCGAAGTCGGTGCTGCGCGAGGCGTACTACGAGAATCCCGAGCACCGGCAGCGCACCGCCGACGCGGTCGCCAAGGTCCGCGCGCTCTGCCAGGAGCTCGATCTCATCACGCCGCGCACCGTCAAGCTCTGGAAGGCGTTCGGCCTCTGGCCGAAGGGCGTGCCGTTTACCGCGTGA
- a CDS encoding RDD family protein — MMNCAECGAPLSRAAETCEACGARPASGHLNGSAHAEVEEDDGLVYDTDEPRLDDPDEEHGDLRLANPAAQRVERREPSFVRQPLPDDPTVPTPRFVTATAATAEGTVRAGVVRRGLALGIDLVLLGLLDAVLFALATSAVMTAETLSGTRIGDPASFVGSLLSAGSTTLGIGYFSVLNARAGQTLGKAALGIRVVGRNGAPIGIARGVLRTAGLLLSMATLGAGFLFALGPSKRALHDYLADTIVVRTRGNA, encoded by the coding sequence ATGATGAATTGCGCCGAGTGCGGGGCACCGCTGTCCCGCGCCGCCGAGACCTGCGAGGCGTGCGGAGCGCGCCCGGCCTCGGGACATCTGAACGGCTCCGCGCACGCCGAGGTCGAGGAGGACGACGGGCTGGTCTACGACACCGACGAGCCCCGGCTCGACGACCCGGACGAGGAGCACGGCGACCTGCGGCTCGCCAACCCCGCGGCGCAGCGCGTCGAGCGTCGCGAGCCGTCCTTCGTGCGGCAGCCGCTGCCCGACGATCCGACGGTGCCGACCCCGCGCTTCGTCACCGCGACCGCCGCGACGGCGGAGGGCACGGTGCGCGCCGGGGTCGTGCGGCGCGGGCTCGCGCTGGGCATCGACCTCGTCCTGCTGGGCCTGCTCGACGCCGTGCTGTTCGCGCTCGCGACCTCGGCGGTGATGACCGCGGAGACCCTCTCCGGAACGCGGATCGGCGACCCGGCGAGCTTCGTCGGCTCGCTGCTGTCGGCAGGCTCGACGACGCTCGGCATCGGCTACTTCTCGGTGCTGAACGCGCGCGCCGGGCAGACGCTCGGCAAGGCGGCGCTCGGCATCCGCGTCGTCGGACGCAACGGCGCGCCGATCGGCATCGCGCGCGGCGTGCTGCGCACCGCGGGCCTGCTGCTCTCGATGGCGACGCTCGGCGCAGGCTTCCTGTTCGCGCTCGGTCCGTCGAAGCGCGCGCTGCACGACTACCTCGCCGACACCATCGTCGTCCGCACGCGGGGGAACGCTTGA